AGATACTTTCTGTGCCAAGGATCAGCGTAACATTTGCATTGAGGGAGTCATGAAAGGTGGTGACCTGGCTGAGCAATGTTATATTGTCCGACCCTTCAAATCCGACTTGGCAGTAAACATAGTAAAGGCCTTGTCTGGGGATCACTAGGGTTGTACTGGTAGGGTGCTTAATTTTCCGGGTAAATGCCACTTCGGCCTCGGACCTCCATTTCAGGGTATTATTCAGTGATGGACTCTTCCCTGTAGAGAGAGGATGACATCTTAATTATTGGGTAATCACAGGGTAAatgaaaatattaataatttttggaACCACCAGTGATCAGCTGTGATCGGCAGGGGGGCCTGAAGCAGGTATTCAATTCTCCTGCAGTGCCAACACAGGTGGAGTGAAGCATTACACGATTCCCACTGAAATCAGAAAAACTTTCCTACATATTAGATTGTCCTCCAGTCCCGGGTTTGGCCAAAAATAGACAAATGTGTACAGGGGCCTTCATCCTTGAGGCCACACACTGATGGCTTATCCTATGTAAAATactagaaaaaccctttaaagatcACCTACAAACTCACCGATCAGATGGGCGGCCGGCTTCCGGAAGTTCTGCTTCTGCCAGTTACTCTTCTCATTGGCTGCTAGAGATTGACAGATATTAGTTATCATCTACTTATTGACTCAACGAGTCAGAGACTGCAAAATCATCATGTACATAGCAGTGGCCATTGACACCTACGTAGACAGACCCATTCTCGGAtcatccaccatgcttcacactgCAGTCCCTTTTGGACATCTCCTTTCTATCTGTTATTAATCTTATATGTGTCTATGTGATATCTACAgtaccttgaaaaagtattcataccccgtgacccttttccacattttttcaggttacacccacaaacttaaatgtattttattgggattttatgtgatagaccaacacaaagcagCAAGTATGTGAGaagcaaaataaaaattatatatggctTTCAAAATTTGTATTAAATAAAATCTAGAAAGTGTGACGAgcgtttgtattcagccccctataCTCTCatgcccctaaataaaatccagtgtggccAATTGGCTTCAAAAATCACCTCCTTAGGTAAtagtgtccacctgtgtgcaatgtaTTCCCAGTATAACTACAACTGCtctttgaaggcctcagaggtttgctagagaacattagtgatcaaacagcattatgaaaaccaaggaacacaccagacaggtcagggaaaaAGTTggagagaagtgtaaagcagggttaggttataaaaaaatatcccaatctCTTAACTTCTCACGGAatgctgttcaatccatcatccgaaaatggaaggagtatggcacaactgcaaacctactaaGACATGgcggtccacctaaactgacagctcaTGTAAGAAgaacactaattagagaagcagccaagaggcctatggtcactctggaggagctgcagagatccacagctcaggtgggagaatctgtccacaggacaactattagtcgtgtactctacaaatctggcctttatggaacagTGGCAAGATGAGAGCCATTTTTGAAGGCAAGCCATAAGAAGACCCATTTGCAATTTCTCATTCTCACAAGCCATGGAGAGGACACagaaaacatgtggaagaaggtgctctggtcagataagACCAAACTGAAACTATTAGCCTAAATGTAAAACACTATGGGGGTTacttattaaggctactttcacataagcggaagccttctccagcaggctgttccgacgggtgagcagcctgccggatccgtgctgccaatAGTGCACGCGTGCTGCCGGAGGTCCGCTCcggtcccattgactataatgggggcgggccagagATCCGGCCGCAGCACGACAAACAtgacgagaggcggccggaataaaactacgagatgtgaaaagtagcctaaggcagatgttttaaacactggtcttaataacccctgcgcaggcggtggatccgccgaagttatgtagaggtgccagcCTGTACATAAGTTCAGCTCATCCACCGCCGATCTAAAGGTTCCTTGTTGGAATGGATttagaacctttttttttttaccctaaaacaggcgtagaaaattataAGTCAGGCCTGTCGGCCCACCCCTTCAATGCCTGCAacacgcccccttttttagacctggcctaAGGAGGGAAAAGTAAAAAGGAAACTGGGGCATATCAGTTAGTAAATGATCCCCTATGTGTGGAGGAAAACTAACACTGAACATCACCCTGAACTCACCATCCCcacagtcagggccgtctttaatagtgttgggcgcgaatattcgaatagcgaatcacTAATAtgcagtcagacctgttaaaatgtgaagttgcacgtattgcgccaaaatatgcgcatcattagtgtccattagcgcaatcgcgaatatattggagcactctatctgcatataaatctattgtaatgttctgccgtgccaaccattttctccagtctcaggcaacttctagcagcttgggaaatgtagcaaaagtgacccacgcctgtattttgcacgcattacgcgaatattacattaatttcgaatttgcgaatatatgacgaatattctaccaaatattcacgaaatagtgcgaattcgaatattgcccctgccgctcatcacgagtctttaatattgattggaccctgggcaagaatttacttgggccccctggatcccgccttcccacaccctagcaggcaataacgccctccaccacaacacacacacaaaaaaaaaaaatccacacacctggtagagtccagtgaatgactgtaaatacttccagttctgaagactccggcccctcaggatcagtgctctgggcagctgggctcagggctggaagtgggcaccgctctgcaatttaggaaggagaccggggctcggctcaccctagtgttgcagtgcaccccacagtatgcagtatagcacacaatagtatacagcaccccacagtatgcagtatagcaccctatagtatacagcaccccacagtatgcagtatagcaccctatagtatacagtaccccacagtatgcagtatagcaccctatagtatacagcaccccacagtatgcagtatagcaccctatagtatacagtaccccacagtatgcagtatagcaccctatagtatacagtaccccacagcacgcagtaaagcaccctatagtataaagtaccccacagtatgcagtatagcaccctatagtatacagcaccccacagtatgcagtatagcaccctatagtatacagtaccccacagtacgcagtaaagcaccctatagtataaagtaccccacagtatgcagtatagcaccctataatatacagcaccccagagtatgcatgtatagcaccctatagtatacagtaccccagagtatgcagtatagcaccctatagtatacagcaccccacagtatgcagtaaagcaccctatagtatacagcaccccacagtatgcagtaaagcaccctatagtataaagtaccccacagtatgcagtatagcaccctatagtatacagcaccccacagtatgcagtaaagcaccctatagtataaagtaccccacagtatgcagtatagcaccctatagtatacagcaccccacagtatgcagtaaagcaccctatagtatacagtaccccacagtatgcagtgtagcaccctatagtatacagcaccccacagtatacagcaccccatagtatacagtagagcattaTAGCAGCCCAcactatatagcaccccacagtatacagtagcttacagtatattagtataacagcccctgtcaccttttcctgatgtaacctTCgcaaaaaaaagctccacagttaaggcaaacttctcctgcagcaacactcctggtagaaagaaaggacctttgattacctcatagccatgtgaccagtaataatgctatgttactggtcacatggtgatgatgtcatctaaggtccttactcctaagggtccattcacacgtccgtggtttattgcggatccgcaatacactcggccggcaccccccatagaactgcctattcttgtccgcaattgtggacaagaataggacatgttctatttttttgcggaaccgcatcccggaagttcggggccgaagcccggaagttcggggccccgctccgcatcccgttctgccccattgagaataaatgggtcctcacccgttcccgatattgcagaacggatgcggacccatttgcggacgtgtgaatggagcctaagaaaatcacagctctcactctctcacagttcgctgcctggagtgcccgcacgcaggcaggcatggcagcacccccctgtgtagctgacagcctgaaacCCGCGGACCGCCCCTTTCCCCTCTAGGCACGCCACTCGATCTCAttgaatttgtgggcagtggccagcggggcacaagaggcagctgccttgggccccccaggagcaactgggccttgggaagctgccccttttgtcccgcgttaaagacggctctgcccacagtgaaacatggtggtggcagcatcatgctgcggggatgcttttcttcagcaggtatAGGGAagatggtcagagttgatgggaagatggatggagctaaatacagggcaatactggaggaaaacctggtagaggctaaaAAAGACgagactggggcggaggttcaccttccagcaggacaatgaccctaaacatccagccagagctacaatggagggTTTTAGAACAAAGCATCTTCATGTGTTTGAACTGACCAGTTAAAAtccagacctaaatcctattGAGAATCTGTGTAAAGActagaaaattgctgttcacagacgctctccatccaatctgactgagcgcgAGCTCTTCTGCAGTAAAGAAAGCGCAAAACTTTCAGCctttagatgtgcaaagctggtagacataccccaaaagacttccaGCAGTAATTGCAATGAAAGGTGTTCCTACAAAGTattggggggctgaatacaaatgcacacttttcagatttttatttataaaaacttttgaaaaacatctatcattttcttttcacttcacacatacttgatactttgtgttggtctatcacataaattcccccaaaaatacatttaagtttgtaggTGTGAcaagaaaaaaatgtggaaaacttCAAAGGGTATGAATATTTTTTCAAGGCACTATACAAAATTATTCACCTCCCTTgacttttttcctatttttttacattacagccttaagttcaatgttttgttaatctggattctatgtgatggatcagaacacaatagtctaagtttgcgaagtgaaatgagaaaaatatataaataaaactattgtttagaaatagaaaacagaaaattggcatgtgcgtatgtattcaccccctttgttaggaagcccataaaaagctctggtgcaaccaattaccttcagaagtcacataattagggaaatgatgtccaccagtgtgcaaataagtgtcacatgatctgtcattacatatacgcaCCTTttgtgaaaggccccagaggctgcgacACCTAAgcgagaggcatcactaaccaaacactgccacgaagaccaaggaactctccaaacaagtaagggacaatttttgttgagaagtacaagtcagggttagggtaTAAAAATAtagccaaatctttgatgatgcccaggagcaccatcaaatctatcataaccaaatggaaagaacatggcacaatagcaaacctaccaagagacggccgcccaccaaaactcctgGACcgagcaaggagggcattaatcagagaggcagcacagagacctaaggtgaccctggaggagctgtagagttccacagcagagactggaggatctgtacataggacgacaataagccgtacgctccatagagttgggctttatggcagagtggccagaagaaagccattactttcagcaaaaaacaataaggcacgttgtgagtttgtgaaaaggcgtgtgggagactcccaaaatgtgtggagaaggtgctctggtctgaggagactaaaatggaacttttcggccatcaaagaaaacgctatgtctggtgcaaacccaacacatcacatcacccatagaacaccatccccacagtgagacatggtggtggcagcatcatgctggggggatgggactgggaaactggtcagagggaaggatggtgctaaatacagggatattcttgagcagaacctgtcccactctgtgcgcgATTTGAGGCTagggtggaggttcaccttccagcagaacaatgaccccaaacacactgctaaagcaacacttgaggggtttaaggggaaacatgtaaatgtgttggaatggccgagtcaaagcccagatctcaatccaatagacaatctgtggtcagacttaaagattgctgttcacaagcgcaaacatccaacctgaaggagctggagcagttctgcagggaggaatgggcaaaaataccagtggtaagatgtggcaactgctcatagagacttatccaaagcgacttggagctgtgattgccacaaaaggtgtctctacaaagtattgactttagggggtgaatagttctgcacattgaccttttctgttattttgtcctatttgttgtttgcttcgcaataaaaacaaacaaacaaacatcttcatagttgtcggcatgttctgtaaattacatgaggcaaatcctcaaacaatccatgttaattccaggttgtgaggcaccaaaatacgaaaaaagtcaagggggggtgaatacttttgcaaggcactgtatctatCTAATTTCtccctatctaatatctattatctatcaatctgGCTACAAAAAGGGAACCAATAGACGATGAGGCGTAGAGATCTACAACTCTACAACTTCGAGCTGTAACAAGACCGTACAGAATATCAATACTGGAGCTTACGGTAATAAACAAGGAGAAAATACACAATGAGACAACGATGATTCATGCAGGTGTCTGTGAGAACAGAAGTAAGACACGCCACGATTCAGCGGATACGCGGTCTCGCAGTGCAGGATCCAGTCTGCGGTTGTGTTACTGGACCAGACGCGTAGAGAGTATATAACCCCCAGGTGCTCCGTATGAGCGGGCCCTAGGGATCTGGGCAGAGAGTCAAACTATGCCATAGGGAATAATGGCCACCTCATCACTTGACTCAGAAGAATACAATGCAGAATATATAATGTGATCTATCTAAAAAATCAAAAAAGAGGCAACACTAAAAgtcaagtgaaaaaaataaatgtcttTATTCACCCGgggatctatctatctcatatctatctatctatctatctatctaatatctatctatctatctatctatctatctatctatctatctatctatctatctatctcatatctatctatctatctatctatctattatctcatatctatctatctatctatccatctcatatctatctatctatctatctatctcatatctatctatctgtcgcatatctatctatctatctatctatcttctatctatctcatatctatctcatatctatctatctgtcgcatatctatctatctatctatctatctatctatctatcttctatctatctcatatctatctatctatctatctatctatctcatatctatctatctatctcctatctatctatctatctatatatctatctatatatctatctatctatatctatctatctattatctatctatctatctatctatctattatctatctatctatctatctatatatctatctatctatctcatatctatctatctgaaatATGCCAGTTGCTCCACAAGTCACAGCCACCACAAAGGTTGCCATTTGTCATTTACATGTCTTACCGATAGATTACTGACACAAATTCCATGATATTGATGATATTACCTTTTAGCTTCGGTCTGAGTGATGTCTGCAAAGGAAAAGTGACAGAGATTTAATTAAATGGAAAATTATATTACACTGAGAAGAACAGAAAATATTGAGAAATGACAAAGAACATTATAACTAGATAGACCCagcggatggatagatagatagatagatagatagatagatagatagatagatagatagatagatagatagatagatagataatagatagatagataatagatagatatgagatagataatagatagatagatagatagatagatagatatgagatagataatagatagatagatagatagatagatagatagatagatagatagatagatagatagatagatatgagatagatagatagatagatagatagaagatagataatagatagatagataatagatagatagataaaagatagataatagatagataatagatagatagatagatagacagatagatagataatagatagaagatagatagatagatagataatagatagatagatagatagataatagatagatagatagatagatagatagatagatagatagatagataatagatagatagatagatagatagatagatagatagatagatagatatgagatagatagatagatagaagatagataatagatagatagataatagatagataatagatagatagatagatagatagacagatagatagataatagatagaagatagatagatagatagataatagatagatagatagataatagatagatagatagatagatagatagatagatagatagatagatagatagatagatagataatagatagatagatagatagatagatagatagatagatagatagatagatagaagatagatagatagatagataatagatagataatagatagatatagaccaGCATGTCCAAACTACCATAAAGGCAGTGCAGGTGCCGCTACCATGGCTTCTATGCAAAAGCTAGCcaggactacaagtagcagcacagcCTTGTGCAAAGACACCTGCAAACAGCAGAACCCTGACTGAGTCTGAGCTCCCTCACTGCTGTACTGCGGCTGGTTTCACGTCTGTGTCCAAGCCTCCGGCAGGTTGTTCCGGGGGACAGTCTGTCAGAGTTCTCCGGATCTGGCCATTGATTATAACGGGTTCTAGCAGAGATCCGGTCtctacccggcaaatatgccaagaatcaGCCAAACAAGGACTGCTGCGCACAGACCTTTGTCCGGCCTTTGTTCCCAGCAATCTCCGCCGGAGCAGTCGGCTGCAGATGTGACACGAGCTTTACTATGtgaaaattagaagctctttgtgcacattttttATCAAAATAGTTTGCATTGTACCGCTGTGATGCAGTTATTCATGTTTTCAGTGTTTGCAGGTGTCTTTGCACTTGGCAgtctgctgctacttgtagtccttgtttgTAGACGGATATCTCAGTGATTTCGCAGAGTTTTATGAAGCTGTATTGGGGTATATTTAGGCCTGTGTGTTAGAGTTACCTCTCAGTGTGACTGGTGGCGCCTCCGGCTATCTCACCCTCTCATCAGCGGCGGTGCGGGCTATATACAGGAGGAccgtatataccgtatatatgtaTAATGGAACCACAGAAAACGTCTTTTCTACGTGTGGCACCGCGTGCGCTCTGTAATTACCGGCTCCTATACATAGTCATTACATTGTACCCTTTGTCTACATACGGGGGGCTGCAATGTCGTCTATTGAGACACTATTTCTGAAAAAGacagccgcataagaagacatgaGCCATACTGAAGATGAAAACCTGCTCATCCGTATTACCAGATGATGGGGGGTCAGGAATAAtataaattagatagatagatagatagatagatagatagatagatagatagatagatatgagttagatagataatagatgaataGAAAGATATTAGTTAGACATATAGATTATCTAGATAATAAGTGATAGATGGTGGATaaaagacagacagatagataatgaATAGATGGTTAGTTATATAAATTCCTgtgcaatgagctccccctagtggtggctgcagtcaGACATCTTTGTAATAGAAaggaagcaggagatttatcgATGTATACAGTTTGTCTAGTGTATTGAGAAATATGCTGTTCAGATGAGGGCCAGAAATCAGAGGCATCGCATTGTCTGGGAGTGATTGAAGCACATCTACTGGGAAAGTGGGTGGGGCAGGGCGGCCCCTAagtattgctatggggccctatgagatctgtgtatactcctagatatatattatatagacaGACATATGAATGattgatatacagggagtgcagaattattaggcaagttgtatttttgaggattaattttattattgaacaacaaccatgttctcaatgaacccaaaaaactcattaatatcaaagctgaatatttttggaagtagtttttagtttgtttttagttttagctattttagggggatatctgtgtgtgcaggtgactattactgtgcataattattaggcaacttaacaaaaaacaaatatatacccatttcaattatttatttttaccagtgaaaccaatataacatctcaacattcacaaatatacatttctgagattcaaaaacaaaacaaaaacaaatcagtgaccaatatagccacctttctttgcaaggacactcaaaagcctgccatccatggattctgtcagtgttttgatctgttcaccatcaacattgcgtgcagcagcaaccacagcctcccagacactgttcagagaggtgtactgttttccctccttgtaaatctcacatttgatgatggactacaggttctcaatggggttcagatcaggtgaacaaggaggccatgtcattagattttcttcttttataccctttcttgccagccatgctgtggagtacttggacgcgtgtgatggagcattgtcctgcatgaaaatcatgtttttcttgaaggatgcagacttcttcctgtaccactgcttgaagaaggtgtcttccagaaactggcagtaggactgggagttgagcttgactccatcctcaacccgaaaaggccccacaagcttatctttgatgataccagcccaaaccagtactccacctccaccttgctggcgtctgagtcggactggagctctctgccctttaccaatccagccacgggcccatccatctggcccatcaagactcactctcatttcatcagtccataaaaccttagaaaaatcagtcttgagatatttcttggcccagtcttgacgtttcagcttgtgtgtcttgttcagtggtggtcgtctttcagcctttcttaccttggccatgtctctgagtattgcacaccttgtgcttttgggcactccagtgatgttgcagctctgaaatatggccaaactggtggcaagtggcatcttggcagctgcacgcttgacttttctcagttcatgggcagttattttgcgccttggtttttccacacgcttcttgcgaccctgttgactattttgaatgaaacccttgattgttcgatgatcacgcttcagaagctttgcaattttaagagtgctgcatccctctgcaagatatctcactatttttgacttttctgagcctgtcaagtccttcttttgacccattttgccaaaggaaaggaagttgcctaataattatgcacacctgatatagggtgttgatgtcattagaccacaccccttctcattacagagatgcacatcacctaatatgcttaattggtagtaggctttcgagcctatacagcaggggtactcaactagttttattaaaggtccacatacctgggtctgcagtcaggtgaaggtccgagctgaacgccaacagtaaagatgccatgcgatcatgtgatccatgcgcgtggggcgctctgacgttatagtggagcgccccgggtaagtcccagaattagtaatggccacattagtgccccagtaagaataatgcccccagtaagaataatgtccccattagtgcccccagtaagagtaatgcccccattagtgccccccttctctgcttttgcaaaaaaataaaataaaatttgcattcacctggctgcggtgaacattcgctgctgactgcaagctcaggaccggtgctccaacgtgatgacgtcttgtaggtcctgtcctgagcttctagtcagcagggagtgttctccacagcgtgagcaaatggaggtggaggtaccgtaattttattaatttttttactagcacaagttgcggtggaggtaacggctgtactaatgggcgttccatgatggaagcgctcattagtaagggtactttcacacttgcagaaggacggatccgacaggctgctcaccctgtcagatgcatcttgccactacttcgccgtgccgctgctctgtgcccatcgactataatggggatgggggcagagctacggcgcagcacggtgagaggccgccagactaaaagtactacatgtccaactttttcgtctggcggcctcatgctgtgcactgccatgctgcaccgtagctccactcccgctatagtcaatggggagtggcagtccggcgaaatagcggcaggacggatctgacagggtgaacagcctgtcggatccgtcctgccgcaagtgtgaaaggagcctaacagtccttacaggaaaattctggcaccggcaagggaactaaaataccagccttgctggtgaactactggccgggtggcaacccaagccacagaacagacatatgatagttttgttccgcatccaattcccattattgggggattggatgcggccccttaattacaatggggccccaagagatgcagacagcacactgtgtgctgtctgcatctttttccgctccattgaaactaaggggtccgcatccaatgccccaataatgggaattggatgcggaacaaaactatcatggtttgatggggcttaatcactttatttaatcaggttacctaaagaagatggcccaggggagatgggaacatgacactggagtcagtgacgtgttcccgcctctctgtagccctctccacgcaccccttactttccaaatgtgacatttatttcattggtggcagtggtgatgtccctcccctctccagcagcttgaagctcccttatgtgctgccgctgctgcgggggaggagggacctgtgagcgcactgagggagaaagcgctggtgcctgcatgtggagggagccgtctctcactgcgcccctgggaaggaggaagtttgccggtaagctccgcctcttgcacgtaccagagtgtgcaggaggaggagcg
The Bufo bufo chromosome 8, aBufBuf1.1, whole genome shotgun sequence genome window above contains:
- the LTB gene encoding lymphotoxin-beta; the encoded protein is MLWLGHPRPLCIRRSGGRCLQMFTSAAMRANWVPLLALLMAMVPLLVPGTETNRQTSLRPKLKAANEKSNWQKQNFRKPAAHLIGKSPSLNNTLKWRSEAEVAFTRKIKHPTSTTLVIPRQGLYYVYCQVGFEGSDNITLLSQVTTFHDSLNANVTLILGTESISGPPLPQKTWHASLTLGGLANLQKGQRLYVHVSHPELVDYTEGKTFFGIVMVS